One genomic window of Hymenobacter sp. J193 includes the following:
- a CDS encoding YebC/PmpR family DNA-binding transcriptional regulator — MGRAFEFRKGRKMKRWDRMSKDFTRIGREIVMAVKESGPNPDTNSRLRTAMQNAKGVNMPKDRVEAAIKRASSKEEKDYQEVVYEGYAPHGVAIVIETATDNPTRTVANVRMYFNRGNGALGTAGSSDYTFTRKGVFKLAAEGLDLDELELELIDAGAEDVYADQEEDEHGAVKDYIVVETAFTDFGQMQKALEEKHLNVVSAQLQRVANTTVHLEGEQLEEVMNLIEKFEEDDDVQAVYHTLG, encoded by the coding sequence ATGGGACGCGCGTTTGAATTCCGCAAAGGCCGCAAAATGAAGCGCTGGGACCGGATGTCCAAGGATTTCACCCGCATTGGCCGGGAGATTGTCATGGCCGTGAAAGAGTCGGGGCCCAACCCCGACACCAACTCGCGCCTGCGCACGGCCATGCAGAACGCCAAAGGCGTGAACATGCCCAAGGACCGGGTGGAAGCCGCCATCAAGCGCGCCAGCAGCAAAGAGGAAAAAGACTACCAGGAAGTGGTGTATGAGGGCTACGCGCCCCACGGCGTGGCCATTGTAATTGAAACCGCCACCGACAACCCCACCCGCACCGTGGCCAACGTGCGCATGTATTTCAACCGCGGCAACGGCGCCTTGGGCACCGCCGGCTCCTCCGACTACACCTTCACCCGCAAGGGCGTGTTCAAGCTGGCCGCCGAAGGCCTCGACCTCGACGAGCTGGAGCTGGAGCTGATTGACGCCGGCGCCGAGGACGTGTACGCCGACCAGGAAGAGGACGAGCACGGTGCCGTGAAAGACTACATCGTGGTGGAAACCGCCTTCACCGACTTCGGGCAGATGCAGAAAGCCCTGGAAGAAAAGCACCTCAACGTGGTATCGGCGCAGTTGCAGCGCGTGGCCAACACCACCGTGCACCTCGAAGGCGAGCAGCTGGAAGAAGTTATGAACCTCATCGAGAAGTTTGAGGAGGACGACGACGTGCAAGCCGTGTATCACACCCTTGGGTAG
- a CDS encoding MBL fold metallo-hydrolase, producing the protein MKQVAAGVHQLTIQRFVNLYFVETTTPGAWVLVDTGLPGSEKDIIAAADKLFYPGTHPEAIILTHGHMDHSGSARALAEHWKVPVLAHPLELPFLRAEAVYPPADPTVDGGGTLAFVARFFPPQSFQLSDVVQALPTDSEDEVPYLPGWRWLHVPGHAPGQVALFRDEDRTLLGADAFATANHESVPSLLLQIPQISVAGAPFNYNWEKVRESVQKLAALQPLAIGCGHGPVITGSAAAEGLARLAADFPMPAHGRYVQEPARLDAGGVQHLPAAPHDALRDKLRIAAVGLGALVGAALVVKRYQKHQQNEYPLKQSEALKRKRTGEVKRFVL; encoded by the coding sequence ATGAAACAAGTAGCTGCTGGCGTGCACCAGCTCACCATCCAACGCTTCGTCAATCTGTACTTCGTAGAAACCACTACCCCCGGGGCGTGGGTGCTGGTTGACACCGGCCTGCCCGGGTCCGAGAAGGACATCATTGCCGCGGCCGATAAGCTGTTTTACCCCGGCACTCACCCTGAGGCCATTATCCTTACCCATGGGCACATGGACCACTCCGGCTCGGCGCGGGCCCTGGCCGAGCACTGGAAGGTGCCGGTGCTGGCTCACCCGCTGGAGTTGCCCTTCCTCAGGGCTGAGGCCGTATACCCACCCGCCGACCCCACCGTAGATGGCGGCGGCACGCTGGCCTTTGTGGCGCGGTTTTTCCCGCCCCAGAGCTTTCAGCTGAGCGACGTTGTGCAGGCCCTGCCTACCGATTCGGAGGACGAAGTGCCCTACCTGCCCGGCTGGCGCTGGCTGCATGTACCCGGGCACGCGCCCGGCCAGGTTGCCCTGTTCCGTGACGAAGACCGCACCCTGCTTGGCGCCGATGCTTTTGCCACGGCCAACCACGAGTCGGTGCCTTCCCTCTTGCTCCAGATTCCGCAGATCAGCGTGGCCGGCGCGCCCTTCAACTACAACTGGGAGAAGGTACGCGAGTCGGTCCAGAAGCTGGCAGCCTTGCAGCCGCTGGCCATTGGCTGCGGCCACGGCCCGGTTATTACAGGCTCCGCGGCCGCCGAAGGCTTAGCCAGGCTGGCGGCTGACTTCCCGATGCCTGCACATGGGCGCTACGTACAGGAGCCGGCCCGACTGGATGCAGGCGGCGTACAGCACCTGCCGGCCGCCCCCCACGACGCGCTGCGGGACAAGCTCCGGATTGCGGCTGTGGGCCTCGGAGCTCTGGTAGGCGCGGCCCTGGTAGTGAAGCGCTACCAAAAGCACCAGCAGAACGAGTATCCGCTGAAACAGTCGGAAGCACTTAAGCGCAAGCGCACCGGCGAAGTAAAACGATTTGTACTGTAG
- a CDS encoding carbohydrate-binding protein, producing the protein MGKTLHNRLLRLLPEWLAGPHTPRTRAVKAAALSVLSIGLASAPAHSQIVAVGSGSYTTQFPGTDAAGRNAVPAGSPLLSGVAATKPVPTNEFWSGKLRNNHTNNIFNYPLTLRTHETGLVVNYIIPPASTTEYRQPNSDVMAVTVGVQSLNATAATVSDYSDWTVTMNWHSGSNDFNATVGMGMPFVYLTKGAADVATVKVTVGTVTINGEMLLIKDSYNGADYAVYAPLGSTWTNNAGTYTSTLNGKTYWSIALLNPSAPDALAAANAYKQYAYVFPASTKVDWVFTESTSVVKTTFTVTPSVKEGANGVVLQGLLPHQWGYMAAGSAQPAGQIYPSVRGQLKMLAGNVFSTAYTFHGILPTLPYLDNYSTGFSPVKLNDKVQALQNNGLAEWTDSYNEGQEMNKLIQTARIADETGNTAARDQIVTTIKNRLQDWLSAESGENAFVFYYNSTWSTLFGYPAGHHQDDNINDHHFHWGYFIHAAAFLEQYQPGWAGQWGAMVNMLVRDAANPSRTDTQFPFLRNFDPYAGHSWADGFASSPMGNNQESTSESMQFNSSLIHWGAITGNKATRDLGIYLYATEQAAIEEYWFDVNDRTFQPNYAYSATGRVWGAGYDAGTFWTQDIRAVYGIQLYPMHGGSLYLGQNHAYVQKLWTEITQNTGILQNEVNANTWHDLLWEYLAFIDPVKAIQLYDGFPNRPIKFGVSDAQTYYWLHAMNALGRVDASVTANNPQAVVFNKAGVKTYVAHNYSSAPITVNFSDGYVLNVPARKLATSKDVAVAGTLTASASEVAANGSVTLSVATTGSGVTGVEFFDGSTSLGTVTTAPYTKTASNLNVAIHNFYAKVYAGSLFKVTNIARVQVGKQTSFTGTPQAVPGVIEAGKYDTYAGGLGQGIAYNDASASNQATFEPSPTVAFRPAEYVDAVSDAAEGTTVGWVDAGEWLEYTINVATAGTHTLALRYAAGNSTGGGPFSLSIDGNTISANQTVTTTGDWGAWGTKTITGLNLPAGEHVLRLSFTQGGLNVGRMTFTYTGTSTNTPPTVSLTSPANGAGFTAPASITINANAADANGTVSKVEFFQGATKLGEDLTAPYSYTWTGVGAGTYSLTAKATDNAGAVTTSTAVSVTVTSAPTAQAIPGTIQAESYTAQQGTDKETTTDTGGGQNVDWYETGDWLDYSVNVAAAGQYSVGIRVASANGGATLQLRNSAGTVLGSVNVGNTGGWQSWQTQTTTVTLPAGVQTLRLYASASTGTNVNWLSFTAVTTNTPPTVSLTSPASGASFTAPASITINANAADANGTVSSVAFYNGSTLLGTDTSSPYSYTWTGVAAGTYSITARATDNAGAVTTSSAVSVTVTAAPVGQTIPGTIQAESFSAMLGIQTETTTDTGGGLNVGYIEAGDWLDYAVNVTTAGQYTVGFRLASEPGGGSLQLRNSAGTSLGSVTVGATGGWQSWQTLNATVTLPAGAQTLRLYATAGGLNVNWLSFTAVTTNTPPTVSLTSPASGASFTAPASITINANAADANGTVSSVAFYNGSTLLGTDTSSPYSYTWTGVAAGTYSITARATDNAGAVTTSSAVSVTVTGGSSSGYCAVTTDFSYKAVSSGGNLTITFHPLGATAGGNLALLYLRQGTSGAYPGYTMTKNAAGDFTHTLPMANGTVVNLYFTYQVGAGGPERNNVATPFSYTVGTACNLQARTGTALANQNASSASTAELHVAPTPSLGDATVHFRLPQAGAYTLTLYDMNGRLLRTLATGQGSGAQTVTLNTRQYSAGVYVVRLTSGQQTLTQRLVVSH; encoded by the coding sequence ATGGGTAAAACCCTACACAACCGCCTGCTCCGCCTACTGCCGGAGTGGCTCGCGGGGCCGCACACCCCCCGCACCCGGGCCGTAAAAGCGGCCGCGCTTTCGGTACTGAGTATTGGCCTTGCCAGCGCTCCGGCGCACAGCCAGATCGTAGCCGTAGGCTCCGGCAGCTACACCACCCAGTTTCCGGGAACGGACGCCGCCGGCCGCAACGCCGTGCCGGCCGGCTCGCCCCTGCTGAGCGGAGTAGCCGCCACCAAGCCGGTGCCGACCAATGAGTTCTGGTCGGGCAAGCTGCGCAACAACCACACAAACAACATCTTCAACTACCCGCTCACGCTGCGCACGCACGAAACGGGTCTGGTGGTAAACTACATTATACCGCCGGCCAGCACTACGGAATACCGTCAGCCCAACAGCGACGTGATGGCCGTGACGGTGGGCGTGCAGAGCCTGAACGCCACCGCTGCTACCGTATCGGACTACTCCGACTGGACCGTGACCATGAACTGGCACAGTGGCTCCAATGACTTTAACGCCACTGTGGGCATGGGTATGCCCTTCGTGTACCTGACCAAGGGCGCCGCCGACGTGGCCACGGTGAAAGTGACCGTGGGCACGGTAACCATTAACGGGGAAATGTTGCTGATCAAGGACTCCTATAATGGAGCCGATTACGCCGTGTATGCTCCCCTAGGCTCCACCTGGACCAACAACGCCGGCACCTATACGTCTACCTTGAACGGTAAAACGTACTGGTCCATTGCCCTGCTGAACCCCTCGGCCCCGGACGCCCTGGCCGCCGCCAACGCCTACAAGCAATACGCCTACGTGTTTCCGGCCAGCACCAAAGTAGACTGGGTGTTCACTGAAAGCACCTCAGTAGTGAAAACGACCTTCACGGTGACGCCCTCTGTGAAGGAAGGCGCCAACGGCGTGGTCCTTCAGGGGCTGCTGCCGCACCAGTGGGGCTACATGGCTGCCGGGTCGGCCCAGCCCGCCGGGCAGATCTATCCGTCGGTACGGGGCCAACTGAAGATGCTGGCCGGCAACGTGTTTTCCACGGCCTACACCTTCCATGGCATCCTGCCCACCCTGCCCTACCTCGATAACTACAGCACCGGCTTCAGCCCGGTGAAGCTGAACGACAAGGTGCAGGCCCTGCAAAACAACGGCCTGGCCGAGTGGACTGACTCCTACAACGAGGGCCAGGAAATGAACAAGCTGATTCAGACGGCCCGCATTGCCGATGAAACCGGCAACACCGCCGCCCGCGACCAGATCGTGACTACCATCAAGAACCGGCTCCAGGACTGGCTGTCGGCGGAAAGCGGGGAAAACGCCTTTGTGTTTTACTACAACTCCACCTGGTCGACGCTGTTTGGGTATCCCGCTGGTCACCACCAGGACGACAACATCAACGACCACCACTTCCACTGGGGCTATTTCATCCACGCCGCCGCCTTCCTGGAGCAGTACCAGCCCGGCTGGGCCGGCCAGTGGGGTGCCATGGTGAACATGCTCGTGCGCGACGCCGCCAACCCCAGCCGCACCGATACCCAGTTCCCCTTCCTGCGCAACTTCGACCCCTACGCCGGTCACTCCTGGGCTGATGGCTTCGCCAGCTCACCCATGGGCAACAACCAGGAATCGACCTCGGAAAGCATGCAGTTCAACTCGTCCCTGATTCACTGGGGCGCCATCACGGGCAACAAAGCCACCCGCGACCTGGGCATCTACCTCTACGCCACCGAGCAGGCCGCCATTGAGGAGTACTGGTTTGACGTGAACGACCGCACCTTCCAGCCCAACTACGCCTACAGCGCCACCGGCCGCGTGTGGGGCGCGGGCTACGACGCTGGTACCTTCTGGACCCAGGACATCCGCGCCGTATACGGCATTCAGCTTTACCCCATGCACGGCGGCTCGCTGTACCTGGGCCAGAACCACGCCTACGTACAGAAGCTCTGGACGGAAATCACCCAGAATACGGGCATTCTGCAGAATGAAGTGAATGCCAACACCTGGCACGACCTGCTCTGGGAATACCTGGCGTTCATTGACCCCGTAAAAGCCATTCAGCTCTACGACGGCTTCCCTAATCGACCGATCAAATTTGGGGTTTCGGATGCGCAGACCTACTACTGGCTGCACGCCATGAACGCCCTGGGCCGGGTAGATGCCTCCGTGACGGCCAACAACCCGCAGGCGGTGGTCTTTAACAAGGCCGGCGTGAAAACCTACGTAGCCCACAACTACTCCAGCGCGCCCATCACCGTGAACTTCTCGGATGGCTACGTGCTGAACGTGCCGGCCCGCAAGCTGGCCACCAGCAAGGACGTGGCCGTGGCGGGCACGCTCACGGCCAGCGCCTCGGAAGTAGCCGCCAACGGCAGCGTGACGCTGAGCGTGGCTACCACCGGCTCCGGCGTAACGGGGGTGGAGTTCTTCGACGGCAGCACGTCTCTGGGAACGGTAACCACCGCGCCTTACACCAAAACTGCTTCTAACCTGAACGTAGCCATTCACAACTTCTACGCGAAGGTGTACGCCGGCTCGCTTTTCAAAGTGACTAACATTGCGCGAGTGCAGGTGGGCAAGCAAACTTCCTTCACGGGTACGCCGCAGGCCGTGCCGGGCGTTATTGAGGCCGGTAAGTACGATACTTACGCCGGCGGACTGGGCCAGGGCATTGCCTACAACGACGCCAGCGCCTCCAACCAGGCTACCTTCGAGCCCTCGCCCACGGTGGCTTTCCGCCCTGCAGAGTACGTAGATGCCGTGAGCGACGCAGCCGAAGGCACGACCGTAGGCTGGGTGGATGCCGGCGAATGGCTGGAGTATACCATCAACGTGGCTACGGCCGGCACGCACACGCTAGCCCTACGCTACGCCGCCGGCAACTCCACCGGCGGGGGACCATTCTCCCTCTCAATTGATGGCAACACCATCAGCGCCAACCAGACCGTAACAACGACTGGCGACTGGGGCGCCTGGGGAACGAAAACCATTACCGGCCTAAACTTGCCGGCCGGGGAACACGTGCTGCGCCTGAGCTTCACGCAAGGGGGCCTGAACGTAGGCCGCATGACGTTCACCTACACCGGTACCTCCACCAACACGCCGCCTACCGTTAGCCTGACTTCGCCGGCCAACGGTGCCGGCTTCACGGCCCCGGCCAGCATTACGATTAACGCCAACGCCGCCGATGCCAACGGTACGGTGAGCAAAGTAGAGTTCTTCCAGGGCGCAACCAAGCTCGGCGAAGACCTGACGGCGCCTTACTCCTACACCTGGACCGGCGTGGGCGCGGGCACGTACTCTCTCACGGCCAAAGCCACGGATAACGCCGGCGCGGTAACCACCTCCACGGCGGTAAGTGTCACGGTTACGTCAGCCCCCACGGCGCAGGCCATTCCGGGCACGATTCAGGCCGAGAGCTACACGGCCCAGCAGGGCACGGACAAGGAAACCACGACCGACACGGGCGGGGGCCAGAACGTGGACTGGTACGAGACGGGCGACTGGCTCGACTACTCGGTCAACGTGGCCGCTGCGGGCCAGTACAGCGTGGGCATCCGCGTGGCTTCGGCCAACGGCGGGGCTACCCTGCAGCTGCGCAACAGCGCCGGCACGGTCCTGGGCTCGGTGAACGTAGGCAACACGGGCGGCTGGCAGAGCTGGCAGACGCAGACCACCACGGTCACGCTGCCGGCCGGCGTGCAGACCCTGCGCCTCTACGCCTCGGCCTCCACGGGCACGAACGTGAACTGGCTCAGCTTCACGGCCGTGACCACCAACACCCCGCCCACCGTGAGTTTGACCTCGCCGGCAAGCGGCGCCAGCTTTACGGCTCCAGCTTCGATTACGATTAACGCCAACGCGGCCGATGCCAACGGCACGGTCAGCAGCGTGGCTTTCTACAACGGCAGCACGCTGCTGGGCACGGACACGTCTTCGCCTTACTCCTACACCTGGACCGGCGTGGCCGCGGGCACCTACTCTATCACGGCCCGCGCTACCGACAACGCGGGCGCGGTGACCACCTCCTCGGCCGTGAGCGTGACGGTAACGGCCGCTCCCGTTGGTCAGACCATTCCCGGCACGATTCAGGCCGAAAGCTTCTCGGCCATGCTGGGCATCCAGACCGAGACGACCACCGACACGGGCGGGGGGCTGAACGTGGGCTACATCGAAGCCGGCGACTGGCTCGACTACGCCGTGAACGTGACCACGGCCGGTCAGTACACCGTGGGCTTCCGGCTGGCCAGCGAGCCGGGCGGAGGAAGCCTGCAGCTGCGCAACAGCGCCGGCACCAGCCTGGGCTCCGTAACGGTTGGAGCGACCGGGGGCTGGCAGAGCTGGCAGACGCTCAACGCCACCGTAACCTTGCCGGCCGGCGCGCAGACCCTGCGCCTCTACGCCACGGCCGGGGGCCTGAACGTGAACTGGCTCAGCTTCACGGCCGTGACCACCAACACCCCGCCCACCGTGAGTTTGACCTCGCCGGCAAGCGGCGCCAGCTTTACGGCTCCAGCTTCGATTACGATTAACGCCAACGCGGCCGATGCCAACGGCACGGTCAGCAGCGTGGCTTTCTACAACGGCAGCACGCTGCTGGGCACGGACACGTCTTCGCCTTACTCCTACACCTGGACCGGCGTGGCCGCGGGCACCTACTCTATCACGGCCCGCGCTACCGACAACGCGGGCGCGGTGACCACCTCCTCCGCGGTGAGTGTGACGGTCACGGGCGGTTCCTCCAGCGGCTACTGCGCCGTGACGACGGACTTCAGCTACAAGGCCGTCAGCAGCGGGGGCAACCTGACCATCACCTTCCACCCGCTGGGGGCCACGGCCGGCGGCAACCTGGCCTTGCTTTACCTGCGCCAGGGCACGAGCGGTGCTTACCCGGGCTACACCATGACCAAGAACGCGGCCGGGGACTTCACCCACACGCTGCCCATGGCCAATGGTACCGTCGTGAACCTGTACTTCACCTACCAGGTAGGCGCCGGCGGGCCCGAGCGCAACAACGTGGCCACGCCCTTCTCCTACACCGTGGGCACGGCCTGCAACCTGCAGGCTCGTACCGGCACTGCCCTGGCAAACCAAAACGCCTCCTCGGCTTCAACGGCTGAGCTGCACGTAGCGCCCACGCCCAGCCTGGGCGATGCCACTGTGCATTTCCGGTTGCCACAAGCTGGTGCCTACACGCTCACGCTCTACGACATGAACGGGCGGCTGCTCCGCACGCTTGCTACGGGCCAGGGCAGCGGCGCGCAGACGGTAACGCTGAACACGCGCCAGTACTCGGCCGGCGTGTACGTGGTGCGCCTCACCTCTGGTCAGCAAACCCTGACGCAACGGCTGGTGGTGAGCCACTAA
- a CDS encoding arginase family protein, with protein sequence MATFLRELIQPAAALPQADVCLVGLPLDFGTVLEGGRAGAAGAPDAIRRELRRYHKTYNLEHNVSLDHLRIADAGNLALRSAADHAANHQHIREELTRLLGLYPRVVVLGGSHDGTYSTVRGLFDATGAQAMGGINLDAHADVKDKPGLISSGTPFGKLLREGFLAGKQFTEIGLHSNLNTQEDIDFLHAQQAHIVPLAHVQQDGMPEYMTRALHLASSGGPAFVSFDIDGCAEAYAPAVSAPSADGFTPRQATEAAFLAGRAEAVRLFEVVEFNPLYDRDNQTARLAATIITAYLTGVASRLSKSST encoded by the coding sequence ATGGCTACTTTCCTGCGTGAACTGATTCAACCCGCCGCCGCGCTGCCCCAGGCCGATGTGTGTCTCGTGGGCCTGCCTCTCGACTTTGGCACCGTGCTCGAAGGCGGCCGCGCCGGGGCTGCCGGCGCCCCCGACGCCATCCGGCGGGAGCTGCGCCGCTACCACAAAACCTACAACCTGGAGCACAACGTCAGCCTCGACCACCTGCGCATCGCCGATGCCGGCAACCTCGCCCTGCGCTCCGCCGCCGACCATGCCGCCAACCACCAGCACATCCGCGAGGAGCTAACCCGCCTGCTGGGCCTGTACCCGCGTGTGGTGGTGCTGGGCGGCTCCCACGATGGTACCTACAGCACCGTGCGCGGGCTTTTCGATGCCACCGGGGCGCAGGCCATGGGCGGCATCAACCTCGATGCCCACGCCGACGTGAAGGACAAGCCCGGCCTGATCAGCAGCGGTACGCCCTTTGGCAAGCTGCTGCGGGAAGGGTTTCTGGCGGGAAAGCAATTCACCGAAATCGGCCTGCACTCCAACCTCAACACCCAGGAGGATATCGACTTTTTGCACGCTCAACAAGCCCACATCGTGCCCTTGGCCCACGTGCAGCAGGATGGTATGCCTGAGTACATGACGCGCGCCCTGCACCTGGCCAGCAGCGGCGGACCAGCGTTTGTGAGCTTCGATATCGATGGCTGTGCCGAGGCGTATGCACCCGCCGTATCGGCTCCTAGTGCCGATGGCTTCACGCCGCGCCAAGCCACCGAAGCCGCTTTTCTAGCGGGTCGGGCCGAGGCAGTCCGGTTATTTGAGGTGGTGGAGTTCAACCCGCTTTACGACCGCGACAACCAGACGGCGCGGCTGGCGGCTACCATCATCACCGCTTACCTCACGGGCGTGGCCTCGCGCCTGAGCAAGTCATCTACGTAA
- a CDS encoding DUF4097 family beta strand repeat-containing protein has product MKTTFLALALGFAATAATAQTTTTFSLTCKDGDDRSSQKQFCETRDLTMASPGTATLTIDGRANGGITVHGYDGAEVKVRAKVSAWARSAEAAQKTAQGISISTKGNMLRAEGNENGWAVSYEVFVPRHTALSLKTINGGIHIDHVSADIAFDATNGGISLEEVGGNVKGNTTNGGLSITLAGEKWTGAGLDVSTTNGGITWQLPKSYSAKFYTSTNMGGINSNLSVTKTGMMSKEVTANLGSGGAPIRAVTTNGGITVRQ; this is encoded by the coding sequence ATGAAAACCACTTTCCTCGCCCTCGCTCTGGGCTTCGCTGCTACGGCTGCCACTGCCCAAACCACCACCACCTTTTCCCTGACCTGCAAGGATGGGGATGACCGAAGCTCCCAGAAGCAGTTCTGCGAAACCCGCGACCTGACCATGGCCAGCCCCGGCACCGCCACGCTCACCATTGATGGCCGCGCCAACGGCGGCATCACCGTGCACGGCTACGATGGCGCCGAGGTGAAGGTGCGGGCGAAAGTATCGGCCTGGGCCCGCTCGGCCGAAGCCGCGCAGAAAACCGCCCAGGGCATCAGCATCAGCACCAAAGGCAATATGCTGCGCGCCGAAGGCAATGAGAACGGCTGGGCCGTGAGCTACGAGGTGTTTGTGCCCCGCCACACTGCCCTCAGCCTCAAGACCATCAACGGTGGCATCCACATCGACCACGTATCGGCCGATATTGCATTTGATGCCACGAATGGCGGGATTTCGCTCGAAGAAGTGGGCGGCAACGTGAAAGGCAACACCACCAACGGCGGCCTCAGCATCACGCTGGCCGGGGAGAAATGGACCGGCGCCGGCCTCGATGTGTCGACCACCAACGGCGGCATCACCTGGCAGCTGCCCAAAAGCTATTCCGCTAAGTTCTATACCAGCACCAATATGGGCGGTATCAATAGCAACTTGTCCGTCACCAAAACCGGGATGATGAGCAAGGAAGTAACGGCCAACCTGGGCAGCGGCGGCGCCCCAATCCGCGCCGTAACTACCAACGGCGGCATTACGGTGCGCCAATAG